In the genome of Hevea brasiliensis isolate MT/VB/25A 57/8 chromosome 14, ASM3005281v1, whole genome shotgun sequence, the window GGCTGACGAGCCTGAGAACCTACACAGGCCATGCAGGAATGACAGGCAACCTAAACATCAAATCAAAGTCTAGCCTCCAGGCATACTCTTTGGCCAACTTGACTGTAGGACATTCAGAGCATAACAATATTTCAGgcatctagcatactaaaattaaCTTCTTCCAGGATGAGATAAAGAAAGCAACCACTGACAAAATCCAAGCTGCATTCGCACTCAACTATCAGAGAAAAAGTATTAAGTTGCTGCAGCGATCATAAATGAAAGGTAGAAAGGCCAACATAACATTTTAACCATcaccaaattaaaaataaaattaaccatCATTTGAAATATGCCTAAACGACAATACAAACACCTTAATCTGTGTCAAGAAAATGATAAGCTATTTAGGGTGGTAAATGTAGGCTCTGTTGCATTGCCAAACCCAAAAACCAGAAATTTTAATTACCAGGACAAATTTATATACAGATGGaccaaaaaaagaagaagaagaagaagaagaagaagaagaagaagaagatagcttCTTATGAATCCTGCCCTTTGGTACGCCACACATCATCAGCCTCTGAACTTCAAAAGATTCCACCCCCAACTACAGTGTATTAAGCACAAAGAAGCACCCTCTCAACTCCCACAGTTTAGAAAATCCATAGCTGGCAATCTACAGTTTCAACAAATTTCCCTGCAAATTGAATGAAAACCAGCACAAGGCTTGATCAATTTACATGCCACTTCAATGAAgaaaattcaatttcaatttatattgGCCAAACAACACATAAATTTTAAGCACTGATAAATCATAAATGTCCAGAAAGAGTATGAAGAAAAACATATCGGAGAAGTTTATACGTATTGTACATCACATTCTGCACATGCACACAGAGAtgatgaattaaaaataaataaaagaagaaaaagccCTTTTCTTGAGCTTGCAGGAAAACAAGCTGAAACTGAAGATTGCCAGCTTCTGAGATGCTTACACATGGAAGCTGAACAAGTTGAAAGACAAAGCAGCAAAGTTGTAGTCAATGCAAAAATCTGATCAGATGAAATGAATCTAGAGTGTAGACCCAGGTCCTCGGACAGAAGACTTGGGAAGTATTACCAGAGCTGACTAACTGTAACAGAATATTCATTGCATGGGGATTCATAACAATTCTGAATCCAAAATTCCAACTTTCAGGTATGCCTTCTTAAAAAATCACAAATAAATGACTAATTTAATGATTAACAGTTCACCACACTTCAGTGGCCTCAGCACTCTCTAGTGAAGAGCCTAAAACCCTAAACACTCTGCAACTGTTACAAAAACTCTCCTTATTCTATGTACACAGGTATGACGTTACAAATCCTGTAAATACTCAAgactaaaatttttatttgaatctCTCTCTAGCTCCTACATAAAAATGAAGTCACTGGAACCAAATCCAGCTCCATGCTAAACATTCTTTTGTGCTTCCAGGATTCAAGGACGCCTAACGCCCAGAAATCCTTTCTACCATCAGTGACTATGTCAGATTTTCAGAAGGACATCAATAAGATTGATTTTTAAGAACAAACAAAGGCTTCATTTGTGTTTCTACAATAGCATCCCCTTTAAATGTGAACTTCAATACTTCAAGAGGATAAATCACTTTAAGGCATCTTATCTAGAAACCAAACATCTCTTATGACAATAACAAGaaccaaaaaatatatatatatataagttatactTTGAACTTAATCAAGAACcagaataaagaaagaaaaaaaaggttgAGAAGCATAATTTTCAAATGTTACTCATGAAAACCCCCAATAAAAGTACTTCAGTCGTATGTCCACAAGCATACAAGGCATATTCTTGATTATTGTTCACTTCATTAATATAGAAAAAATGACTTGCATTCCAACATAATTTAcagcaacaacaacaacaaagccttaatcccaaactattccaaaataattaaaaaaaaaaaaaaagaaaagaaaagcaaaagaaaaaagaaaaccaACATGGCAGCAAGTAGATGTTACAAACATGAAGCCAGAAACGAACACAAAAAGCATAAACAAAACCATGGGTGCATACCAACATAAGCATTATCATGTCCCCAACAATGCGAAAACAGtagaataaaaagcaatttatctaCCTGATCTTAATAAAGAATAGGGATCAAAGATGCTGCATATCACATTTTATTCGGCATCATATATTTAGCCTTTTTCTCAGcaggcttcaaaatctgaaaGGAGCACATCAGATTTTCATCTACAGTCATCATAGCACCAGCATTATCAAATTCACCACAGTAGTTGGGAGCTGAAAAAATAGTGACAAGCTGCCTTTCTGCAAAGAATTCATACCCATCCTCCACAACCTATAAACCAcccaacaccccccccccccccaacccccAAAAAAAAgagtaaagagagagagagagagatagtcaTATCAGCGTCCAGAATGCGAAGAATTATGTCAAAACATAAAGGAGTTAAGCTAAAGTAAATAACCTGATGTGCACGACAGACAAGGTCTAAATCATGCTTTGTCAAGAATTCTGACACCTTATCAGGACCAAAAGTATATGAAACTCCTCTGTCATTCATTCCCCATCCCTTAACATCTCTACCAGGATCTGACCAGAGCAAATCACAGAGTAAACCAGTGTCTGGAACTGCAGTTGGTCGAGGTAAATTTCTAATTTGATCCAAATTTGTCAAATCAGGGGAAAGTCCACCATGCATGCACAATATTTTATCATCTATGAGAGCCGCAACAGGAAGGCAGTTGAAACAGTCAGTAAAGGATTTCCAAAGCCTCACATTAAACCGCCTCTTGcattcatcataaaatccatatatCCGATTTATTGATGCACATTCATGGTTTCCTCTCAAGAGGAAAAAGTTTTCTGGATATTTAATCTTGTAGGCAAGCAGAAGGCAAATTGTTTCTAAACTCTGCTTGCCACGATCTACATAATcacctaaaaataaataattggcTTCAGGAGGAAAACCTCCATACTCAAACAGCCTTAGTAAATCACTATATTGCCCATGAATGTCACCTGAAATATAAAGAAGAATCTTCAGAAGGCCGTAGAGAACAAATATAGGCAATTATTACACTGAATTCCAATATATAATCACAGCAGGGTCTTCCACCAAAGCCACAGAGCTCAAATTAACAACTTAATCTAAAGCATACAGTTGCCTTTGATCATTAAGAACGTCAATTAATCGAATAAATCCCTAAAATGCCTTCAATGAGACTTGATCAAGTGCAGGAATCATATTGCGTTCTCAAAATTCCAACAAGAAACAACGAGTTTTTACTGGTACAGGGTGGGCTCTTTTATATCAAACAATGTAATATCAAAACTCACAAGGGACTTAATCCCCTAGACTAAGGATTTTAGAATTGACATGAACATGAACTAAAAGTTGTTCACTTTTCCTTGCCTAGTTTGTCAGCAATGTAACAGTATATCACACCGTCCAATCAAGTTTGGGTACAATACAAAAACAACCCAATAACACAAGACTCAAATAGCCTAATTCCACCCAGCCGCCACCCCAACCCCCCCGCGGCGGGAGGGGCGGAATCTGACATATAATACGTTCTACAAAAATGTACCATACCAAGTAAACAAATAAAACAAGCACACAAAAGGGTTGCTCGTGATAAACTCCTCCAAACGCGTTATGCTCAA includes:
- the LOC110643114 gene encoding serine/threonine-protein phosphatase PP1 isozyme 4 — encoded protein: MATQGQASMDPAVLDDIIKRLTEVRSARPGKQVQLSEAEIRQLCVASRDIFMQQPNLLELEAPIKICGDIHGQYSDLLRLFEYGGFPPEANYLFLGDYVDRGKQSLETICLLLAYKIKYPENFFLLRGNHECASINRIYGFYDECKRRFNVRLWKSFTDCFNCLPVAALIDDKILCMHGGLSPDLTNLDQIRNLPRPTAVPDTGLLCDLLWSDPGRDVKGWGMNDRGVSYTFGPDKVSEFLTKHDLDLVCRAHQVVEDGYEFFAERQLVTIFSAPNYCGEFDNAGAMMTVDENLMCSFQILKPAEKKAKYMMPNKM